ACCTGTACTACGAGCTGATGTCCGTGCTCCGCACCGAGCAGGACTTCGCCGACCTCGCCGACGCCTATCTCGCGCGCGCCGCCGCGCAGGGCGTGCGGCACGCGGAGATCTTCTTCGATCCGCAGGCCCACATCGCCCGTGGGGTGGGGATGGGGGCCGTCGTGGAAGGGCTGTGGCGGGCGCTGGGGCGCAGCGAGGAGACGCACGGCGTGTCCACCCAGCTGATCATGTGCTTCCTGCGGGACGAGTCCGCCGAGTCGGCCATGGACACCCTGGAGGCCGCGAAGCCGTACCTCGACCGGATCGTCGGCATCGGCCTCGACTCCGCCGAGGTCGGGCATCCGCCGGTCAAGTTCCGCGAGGTGTACGAGGCCGCCGGTGCGCTCGGGCTGCGCCGCGTCGCGCACGCGGGCGAGGAGGGGCCGCCCGCGTACATCACCGAGGCGCTGGACGTGCTCGGTGTCGAGCGCATCGACCACGGGCTGCGCTGCATGGAGGACGCCGAGCTGGTCGAGCGGCTCGTCCGGGAGCGGGTGCCGCTGACGCTCTGCCCGCTGTCCAACGTACGGCTGCGCGCCGTGGACGTCCTCGCGGACCATCCGCTGCCCGCCATGCTCGACGCCGGGCTGCTGTGCACCGTCAACTCCGACGATCCCGCGTACTTCGGCGGCTACGCCGGGGACAACTTCGACGCCGTGAGCGGGGCGCTCGGGCTCGGTCCCGAGCGGCTGCGGGAGCTTGCCCGCAACTCGTTCGTCGCCTCCTTCCTGGAGCATGACGAGGAGCGGCGGGCCCGGTACATCGCCGAGGTCGAGGCGTACGAGTTCGAGTAGTTCGCCGAGCAGTTCGCCGAGTAGTGCTTCGGTCGGTGCCTACGTGGTTCCGGGCCCCGGTGCGGCTGCTGCCTGCCGGGGCCCCGCCGTGTCGTAGGCCTGGCGGATGCTGGGGGACTGGGCGTGGGCGTCCAGGTCCAGGGGGATCTCCACCACCGGGTGAAGGTGGTGCGGGGCGCGGGTGCGGCGGCCGTCGGTGTGCAGGGCGACCGCGGTCATCGGGAGCGTGAGCACCAGCAGGCCCACGGCCAGGATCGCGCCCATCGCCGGGAATCCGGCCTGTGCGGCGAGCACACTGCCGGCGAGCGGGCCCGCCGCCGTGCCCAGTGAGGACGCCGAGCCGACGAAGACCGCCCAGCGGCCGCGCTGGTCGAGCGAGGCGGCGAGGCCGAGTACGTACGACAGCACGATCGGGTAGAGCGTGTTCCAGGCGATCTCGCCCGTCGCGAACGTCGTGAGGTCCGTGGCGGTCGCGCTGAGCGCGATGCAGCCGGCGATCACGGCCGTGCCCGCACCGATCGGCAGCGCCCGGCCCAGCCGCGGGCCGAGCGCGCCCGCGGCGAGCACCCCGAGCAGTCCGGCGCCGAGGGCGACGGCGAAGACCACACCGACGGTGACCTCCGTGAGTCCCGCCTGCGTCAGGCCGATCCGGCCGCTGACACCCCAGAGCGAGTTCTGCGCGAGGGACCAGCAGAGCATGGCGGCGGCGAGGAGCAGGCCGGGACGGAGGTGAGGGAGGCGGCGGTCCGTCGTCGGGCGAGGGGTGAGGGGCGTCGTGTGCGCATGGGTGGGGAGGCGGCCGGTGGTGGGCCACACCAGCAGTGCGGTGAGGGCGATCGCGGCGAGGGGGAGGCCGTGGCCCGGGCCGAGGTGCGGGACCGTCAGATAGACCGTGCCCGCGAGCGCGGAGACGCCGAGGAGGCCGTGCGCGGTGACCCGGTGCGCATCGCTCTGGGCGGCGATTCCGGCGGCGGCGACCGTGGTGGCTGTGCCGGAGCCGAAGCCGCCGACGATCGCTCCGGCGACGACGACGGGGAGGCTGGTCGTGAGGGCGGCCGTGCCGTAGCCGGCGGCGGCGAGGAGCAGGCCCGCGCGGGCCAGCCTGCGTGGGCCGATGCGGTCCACGCGGCTCGCGAGCACGAAGCCGGCTGCCGCTGAGCTCAGCAGCAGGGCGCTGCCGAGGGAGCCGGCCTGGGTGGCCGAGAGGGGGAGGCCTGCGTCCAGTCTGCCGACGGTGGTGGGCAGGAGGTACGCGGCGAGGTACCCGGCCGTGAAAAGGGCGACGAGAGGCCAGGGCGTGGTGGTGCGGGCGGACACGGGCGTTCCCAGGGCATGCGAAAGAAGCGGCTCAATGAGGGGGTTGGGCGGCTGTCGATGGACAGGAACGCGCGGGCAATTTGTATCAAGGGGGTGGGGGTGCGAAACAGGTGGGGCGGTGTGATGTGGCGCACGTTGCGTTTGGGGTGGGGGTGGCCGGGTAGTCGCCCACGCTTGCGGGCGGGGGCGCCTGCCGCCGGTGGGTGGGTCGGGGCCGTGCCGGTACGTCTTGCCCGTCGCCGCGTGGGCGTACTGCCCGGGGTTGATATACGGCGGGACTTGGCGGGCGGTCTGCTACGCGACGGGCAGAGACGTACCGGCACGGCCCCTCCCGCCGGTGGGTGACTGCGGGCCGTCGTCGCTGCGGGCAATCGTGTCGCGGTGCCCCGTGGTGGCCGGGCTGCGACCCACCCCGCCCCGCATCCAGGACCGCGCCATTGACGGTCCTCGTTCGTCTATCTAATCTTCGTATTCATATGTGGATGGCGTCTACGTACGGAGATGGAGTCGGTTCCTGATGGGTGAGGGTGCGGGGAGCGTTGCCGATCGGCTGCGGCGCGGTATGGGCCGTGGCGTTCTGTCGTTTCCGCTGACCAGCTTTCATGGGGACGGGTCTCTTGATCTCGACGGCTTTCGGGCGCATGCCGAGGATCAGATCGGCGCCGGGCCCGGGGCGCTCTTTCCCGCCTGCGGGACGGGAGAGTTCTTCTCGCTGGACGAGGACGAGTACCGGCAGGTCGTCACCGCCGCCGTCGAGGTGGTGGGTGGCCGGGTTCCCGTCGTTGCCGGGACCGGGTACGGGTGGGCGCAGGCCGCCCGGTTCGCGCGGATCGCCGAGGACGCCGGGGCCGACGCCCTGCTCGTGCTGCCGCACTATCTCGTCGCCGCGCCGGAGGACGGGCTGGTGAGGCAGGTGGAGCAGATCGCGGCTCGGACCTCGTTGCCGCTCATCGCCTATCAGCGTGGCCAAGTCGCCTTCAGTGCGGACGGGTTGAGGAGGATCGCCGGGATTCCCGGGGTCATCGGGCTGAAGGACGGGCACAGCGATCTGGACCGGTTGCAGCGGCTCACCCTTGCCGCGCCCGAAGGGTTTCTCTTCTTCAACGGCGCCTCGACCGCCGAGATCCAGGCGCGGGCGTACGCCACCGTCGGCGTCCCCGCATACTCGTCCGCGGTGCACGCCTTCGCCCCCGAGATCGCCGGCGCCTTTCACACCGCGCTGCGGGACGGGGACGGCGGGACCCTGGAGAAGCTCCTGCGGGACTTCTATGTGCCCTTCGTCGAACTGCGGGACCGGGTGCCCGGGTACGCCGTTTCGCTGGTCAAGGCGGCCGCGCGGGTGCGGGGGCTGCCGGTGGGGCCCGTGCGTGCGCCGCTCGTCGATCCCTCGGCCGCCGATCTGGCCGACCTCACAGCTCTTCTGGCCACCGGACTCGACCTCGTAGGAGCCGCCCTGTGAACCTCACCATCACCGACGTACGGCTGACGCCGATCCTGGTCGCCGACCCGCCCCTCCTCAACACGCAGGGCGTGCACCAGCCGTACACCCCACGGCTGATCGTGGAGGTGGTGACGGCCGACGGAGTCACCGGAGTCGGTGAGACCTACGGCGACAGCAAGTACCTGGAGCTGGCGCGGCCGTTCGCCGAGCGGCTCGTCGGGCGCCAAGTGTCCGATCTGAACGGGCTGTTCGGCCTGGCCGACGAGGTGGCCGTCGATCAGTCGCGGGTCGAGAACCAGGTCGACGTGGGCGGACTGCGGGGTGTGCAGACCGCCGACAAGCTGCGGCTGTCCGTCGTCTCCGGGTTCGAGGTCGCCTGTCTGGACGCGCTCGGCAAGGCGCTCGGGCTGCCCGTGCACGCACTGCTCGGCGGCAAGGTGCGCGACGCCGTGGAGTACAGCGCGTACCTCTTCTACAAGTGGGCCGGCCATCCGGAAGGCGTCGCCGCCGAGAAGGACGACTGGGGCGCGGCCGTCGATCCCGCCGGAGTCGTCGAGCAGGCGCGGAAGTTCACCGAGCGGTACGGGTTCACCTCGTTCAAGCTCAAGGGCGGTGTCTTCCCGCCGGACGAGGAGATCGCCGCCGTACGGGCACTCGCCGAGGCCTTCCCAGGGCATCCGCTGCGGCTCGACCCCAACGGTGCCTGGTCCGTGGAGACTTCGGTGAAGGTCGCCGAGGCGATCGGGGACGTCCTCGAATACCTGGAGGATCCCGCGCTCGGTACGCCGGCGATGGCGGAGGTCGCGGCGCGTACGTCCGTGCCGCTCGCCACCAACATGTGCGTGACGACCTTCGGCGAGATCGAGGAGGCGTTCACGAAGGATGCCGTACAGGTCGTCCTCTCCGACCATCATTACTGGGGCGGGCTGCGCAACACCCGTGAACTGGCCGCCGTTTGCCGGACGTTCGGCGTCGCCATCTCCATGCACTCCAACACCCATCTCGGGATCAGCCTCGCCGCCATGACCCATGTCGCGTCCACGGTGCCCGATCTCCACCACGCCTGCGACTCCCACTACCCCTGGCAGTCAGAGGACGTACTGACGGAGCGGCTCGTTTTCGAGGGCGGGTCCGTCGTCGTGTCCGACGCACCCGGTCTCGGGGTCGAACTCGATCGCGACAAGCTGGCGTTCCTGCACCGGCGGTGGCTGGACGACGACGGTTCGCTGCGGGACCGGGACGACGCGGCGGCGATGCGGATCGCCGACCCCGAGTGGGTCACCCCGGCCGTTCCCCGCTGGTAGGCCCCCGGGACCGCTGGGCGGTGCGTCGGCGCCGCGCGCGGGATCGCCGCCGTCCGGCGCGGGGCGTGGTGCACACTGGCCTGATCCGCATCATGTCAGGGAGCGCATCGTGACCGCGTCCAACGGAGAGCGACCGTACGGCCAGGCCCATGTCGACCCACTCGCCGGGCTGCGCACCCCCCAGGACCCGCCCTGGGACGTCTATCTCACGGGCACCGTCTTCCTCGACATCGTCTTCACCGGCCTCGACTCCGCCCCGGTGCGCGGCACCGAGTCCTGGGCGCGCGGGATGGGGTCGAGTCCCGGCGGCGTCGCCAACATGGCCACCGCCCTGGCCCGCCTCGGCCTGAAGACGTCCCTCGCCGCCGCCTTCGGCGACGACCACTACGGCGAGTACTGCTGGGACGCGCTGTCCCAGGGCGAGGGCATCGACCTCTCGGCGTCGCGCACGGTGCCCGGCTGGCACTCGCCGGTGACCGTCTCGATGGCGTACGAGGGCGAGCGCACCATGGTCAGCCACGGGCACGAGCCGCCGCCCGAGGAGCCCGCACCGGACTGCCCGCCCCGCGCGCGTGCCGCCGTCGCCTCGCTCACGCCGGGCACGCGCGCCCCCTGGATCGCCCAGGCCGCGGGCGAGGGCACCCGCATCTTCGCCGACGTCGGCTGGGACGACACCGGCCGCTGGGACCTCGCCGGGCTCGCCGACCTGGAGCACTGCGAGGCGTTCCTCCCCAACGCCGAGGAGGCCATGCGCTACACCGGAGCCGACTGCCCCAGAGCGGCCGCCCAGGCCCTCACGGCGCACGTGCCGCTCGCCGTGGTGACCCTCGGCGCGGAGGGCGCCTACGCCGTGGACGGCCGCACCGGCGAGACCGCCGAGGTCCCCGCGATCGCCGTCGAGGCCCTGGACCCCACCGGTGCCGGGGACGTCTTCGTCGCCGGGTTCGTCATGGGCACCCTCGCCGCCTGGCCCCTCGCCGACCGCCTCGCCTTCGCCGGGCTGACGGCCGCCCTGTCCGTGCAGGAATTCGGCGGCTCGCTGTCCGCGCCGGGCTGGTCCGAGATCGCCGCCTGGTGGCGCAGGGTCCAGTCGTACGACGACCAGGACCCGACCGCGCTGAGACGTTACGCCTTCCTGGAGGGCCTCACCCCCGAGGTCTCGCGACCCTGGCCGCTGCGCCGGGCCGTCCCCACGATCGGGTTCCGCCGGTCGGCCTAGCCGGCAAGGCGTCCCCACCCGCACCAGGCTGCCCGGGAAAAGGCCTACGGGGTTGTCGGTGCACCGTCGTACTCTTGGCAGTGCAAGGCTGTCGAGCGGGCGCGAGCCCCGCAAGAGGAGGACGAGCAAGGCCTACGAGCCGGCCCATGACTCAGACACCCACAGCTCAGACCTCCGCGCAGGAGCAGGCCCGAGCGCATTTCACCGTCCCCGCCAAGCACCCCATGGTGACCGTGCTGGGTTCCGGAGACGCCCTCCTGCGCGTGATCGAGAAGGCCTTCCCGGCGGCCGACATCCATGTCCGGGGCAATGAGATCAGTGCGGTCGGCGACGCCGGTGAAGTCGCCCTCGTCCAGCGCCTGTTCGACGAGATGATGCTGGTGCTCCGCACGGGGCAGCCGATGACGGAGGACGCAGTGGAACGCTCGATCGCCATGCTCAGGGCGAGCGAGAACGGGGAGGGCGACGGCCAGGAGACTCCGGCCGAAGTGCTCACGCAGAACATCCTGTCCTCGCGCGGCCGCACCATCCGCCCCAAGACGCTCAACCAGAAGCGGTACGTCGACGCGATCGACAAGCACACGATCGTGTTCGGCATCGGCCCCGCCGGTACCGGCAAGACCTACCTCGCCATGGCCAAGGCCGTGCAGGCCCTCCAGTCCAAGCAGGTCAACCGCATCATCCTGACCCGGCCCGCGGTGGAGGCCGGAGAGCGCCTGGGATTCCTCCCCGGCACCCTCTACGAGAAGATCGACCCGTATCTGCGCCCGCTCTACGACGCGCTGCACGACATGCTCGACCCGGACTCGATCCCGCGGCTGATGGCAGCCGGGACGATCGAGGTCGCCCCGCTCGCCTACATGCGAGGCCGCACGCTGAACGACGCCTTCATCATCCTGGACGAGGCGCAGAACACGAGCGCCGAGCAGATGAAGATGTTCCTCACCCGCCTCGGCTTCGACTCGAAGATCGTGGTCACGGGTGACGTGACGCAGGTCGATCTCCCGAGCGGCACGAAGTCGGGTCTGCGCCAGGTGCAGGACATCCTGGAGGGCCTCGACGACGTCCACTTCTCGCGGCTCACCTCCCAGGATGTCGTCCGGCACAGGCTGGTCGGCCGTATCGTCGACGCGTACGAGAAGTACGACGACGAGAACGGCACCGAGAACGGCACCCACAAGGGCGGCCGCGGCAAGGCCGTACACAAGGGGAAGTAGACCAGCACGACCATGTCGATCGACGTCAACAACGAGTCCGGAACCGAGGTCGACGAGCAGGCGATCCTCGACATCGCCCGCTACGCGCTCGCGCGGATGCGCATCCACCCGCTCTCCGAGCTCTCGGTGATCGTCGTGGACGCCGACGCCATGGAACAGCTGCACATCCAGTGGATGGACCTGCCCGGTCCGACGGACGTCATGTCCTTCCCGATGGACGAACTGCGTCCGCCGACGAAGGACGACGACGAGCCGCCGCAGGGCCTGCTCGGCGACATCGTCCTCTGCCCGGAGGTCGCCGAACAGCAGGGCAAGGACGCCGAGACGCAGCACTCCATGGACGAGGAGCTCCAGCTCCTCACCGTCCACGGAGTGCTGCACCTCCTCGGCTACGACCACGAGGAGCCCGACGAGAAGGCCGAGATGTTCGGCCTCCAGGCGGCCATCGTGGACGGCTGGCGCGCGGAGAAGGGCCTCACCGGGCCGTCCCCGGCCCCGACCGTGTCATGAGCGCCCAGATCGTCGTAGGCGCCATAGCACTGGTCGTCGTCGCCTGGCTCGCCGCCTGCGCGGAGGCGGGCCTCGCGCGGGTCTCCAGCTTCCGGGCGGAGGAGGCCGTACGGTCCGGGCGGCGCGGCAGCGCGAAACTCGCCCAGGTCGCCGCCGACCCGACCCGCTATCTGAACGTGGCACTGCTGGTGCGCGTCGCCTGCGAGATGGCGGCCGCCGCGCTCGTCACCTACGAGTGCCTCCAGGAGTTCGACGAGACCTGGCAGGCCCTCGCGGTCGCGATCGGCGTGATGGTCCTCGTCTCGTACGTCGCCGTCGGTGTCTCGCCGCGCACCATCGGCCGCCAGCACCCGCTGAACACGGCGACGGCCGCGGCGTACGTGCTGCTGCCGCTCGCCCGCGTGATGGGACCGATCCCGCCCCTGCTGATCCTCATCGGCAACGCGCTCACCCCCGGCAAGGGCTTCCGCCGCGGCCCCTTCGCCTCCGAGGCGGAGCTGCGCGCGCTGGTCGACCTCGCCGAGGCCGAGTCCCTGATCGAGGACGACGAGCGCCGCATGGTGCACTCCGTCTTCGAGCTGGGCGACACCCTCGTCCGCGAGGTGATGGTCCCGCGCACCGACCTGGTCGTCATCGAGCGGTACAAGACGATCCGTCAGGCGCTCACCCTGGCGCTGCGCTCCGGCTTCTCGCGCATCCCGGTCACCGGGGAGAACGAGGACGACGTCGTCGGGATCGTGTACCTGAAGGACCTGGCCCGCAAGACGCACATCAGCCGCGACGCCGAGTCCGAACTGGTGTCGACGGCCATGCGGCCCGCCGCCTTCGTGCCCGACACCAAGAACGCGGGCGACCTGCTGCGCGAGATGCAGCAGGAGCGCAACCACGTCGCCGTCGTCATCGACGAGTACGGCGGCACGGCCGGCATCGTCACCATCGAGGACATCCTCGAGGAGATCGTCGGCGAGATCACCGACGAGTACGACCGTGAACTCCCGCCGGTCGCCGACCTAGGCGAGGACCGCTACCGGGTCACCGCCCGCCTGGACATCGGCGACCTCGGCGAGCTGTACGGCTTCGAGGAGTACGACGACGAGGACGTGGAGACCGTCGGCGGGCTGCTCGCCAAGGCCCTCGGACGCGTGCCGATCGCCGATGCCTCCGCGGTGGTGGAGCTGCCCGACGGGCGGGAGCTGCGGCTGACGGCGGAGTCCTCGGCGGGCCGCCGGAACAAGATCGTGACGGTGCTCGTCGAGCCGCAGGGCCCGGCGGACGCCCCCGAGGAGGAGAAACCGGAGTGACCCCGCAGCAGCTGCGCACGTTCTGTCTGTCCTTCAACGCGACCGTCGAGGACTTCCCCTTCAACCCGGACACCTCGGTCTTCAAGGTGCTGGGCAAGCTCTTCGCGCTGACCCACCTGGACGGGAAGCCGCTGACGGTCAACCTGAAGTGCGACCCGGACGACGCGGTCCGGCTCCGCGAGGAGTACCCGGGGCTGATCATCCCCGGCTGGCACATGAACAAGCGGCACTGGAACACGGTGACGGTCGACGGCGAACTCCCGGACCGCCTGGTCCGGGAGCTCATCGAGGACTCGTACGACCTGGTCGTCGCCGGTCTACCGAAGGCCGAGCGCCTCCGCCTCGACCGCCCCTGAGGCCTTCCGCCGCCCCAGCCCCACCGCGACCAGCACCGCAGCCACCAGTACGATCCCCGCGTCCAGGGCCAGCACCGTGTGCACGCCGGACAGCAGGTCCGAGGACGTGGTGGCGAGGACGCCGAGCAGCGGGATGCCGATGGTGAGGCCGACCTGCTGGGTGGAGGTCACCAGGCCCGTGGCCAGGCCCTGCTCGTCGTTCGGGACGCCCGAGGTGACCGTGAGGCCGTACGAGATGATCGCGCCGAGGTGGCACATGCTGGCCAGCGAGACCGCGACCACCGCGAGCCAGACGGACCAGGGGTGCGCGTTCAGGCCCAGCAGCGCCGCCACGAACAGGCCCTGACCGGTGAGCGAGCCGACCAGCGTGCGGCGGGCGCCGAAACGGCCGATGACCTTGGCGGCGTACACGCCGGCGACCGCCGACATGACGCCCTGCACGCCGAAGACCAGGCCCGTCTCGAAGGCCGACAGGCCCAGGGTCTCCTGGAGGTAGAGGGTCAGGACGAAGACGACCGTCGACATCATCGAGAAGGTGACCAGACCGCCCAGGTTGCCCCACGCCACCGTGCGGCGGCGCAGCATGGGCAGCGAGACCAGGGGCGCCCGGCTGCGCGACTCGACGTACACGAAGGCCGCCAGCAGGAGCACCCCCGCGACGAGCGTCACGATGACGTCCGCGCCGCCGAAGCCGCGGTCGGCCGCGGTGGAGAGGGCGTAGATCAGGGAGAGCAGGCCGCCGGTGACGGTGACCGCGCCGGGGAAGTCCAGGCGCGGGCGGTCCGGGGTGCGTGACTCGGGCAGCAGGCCGGGGGCCAGCGGCAGCACGATCAGCGCGAACACCGACAGCAGACCCATCGTGGAGCGCCAGCTCAGCACGTCTGTCAGGACACCGCCCGCCACCATGCCGACCGTGAAGCCGAGCGAGAGCAGCGTCCCGGAGACGCCGAGGGCGCGGTCGCGGGCCGGGCCCTCCGGGAAGGTCGTGGTGAGCAGCGACATGCCTGCCGGGACGATCGCCGCGGCTGCCAGGCCCTGCAGGGCGCGGCCCGCCAGGAACGACGCGGGGTCCCAGGCGAAGGTCGCCAGCAGCGAGGCGGTGCCGAACAGGGCGAGACCGGTCAGGAACAGCCTGCGGCGCCCGTAGAGGTCGCCGATGCGGCCGAACAGGAGCAGGAAGCCGCCGGACGGCAGCGCGAACGCGGTGACCGCCCACTGCAGGCCGGACTGGCTCATGCCCAGGTCCTGCCCGAGCACGGGCAGCGCCACGTTCAGTACGGAGAAGTCCAGCGCGACCATGAACTGGGCGGCGCACAGGACGAAGAGGACGAGTTTGTCGCGCGTCGACAGCCGGGTGCCGAGGGTGACTTGGGGTGGTCGTACGGGACTGGGGGTGGTGTCGATCGCCATGGCAGGAGCTTGCGGTGATCGGAATATCCGTGGGGAGTCACCACTTATGGTGGTGGTGGCACCACCAGACACGGCAGGGGGATCCGTACGTGGTCGAGGACACGCTCAAGTCCCGCCGGAGGCAGGAGCTGCGCGACTTCCTGATGAGCCGGCGCGCCCGGGTCACGCCCACCGAGGCGGGGCTGCCCGACGGCGGGGCGCGGCGCCGCACGCCGGGCCTGCGCCGCGAGGAGGTCGCCGTGCTCGCCGGCGTGGGCGCCTCCTGGTACCAGTGGCTGGAGCAGGGACGGGACATCTCCGTCTCCCCGCAGGTCCTGGACGCCGTGGCCCGGGTGCTGAAGCTCAGCAACGCCGAGCGGCGCCATCTGTACCTTCTCGCCGGGCTGAACCCGCCCGCTCCCGAAGTCGCCCCCGAGGACCGGGACATGTGCGAGGGGCTGCGACGGCTGATCGACACCTGGATGCCGTATCCGGCGCACATCATGGACCCGTACTACAACTGCGTGCTCTACAACGACGCCGCGGGGATGGTCCTCGGCATGCGCCCCGAGAACACCCAGAACTGCCTCGTCGACTTCTTCACCGACCCCCTCTACCGGGGGCGCTCCCACTCCTGGGAGCAGAACGCGTGCGCGGTCGTCGCCCAGTTCCGGGCGTCCTGCGCGGCGGCGCCCGACGACGAGGGGCTGCGTGAGCTGCTGGCCCAGCTCAAGGAGGTCAGCGCCGAGTTCGTGGAGCTGTGGGAACGGCGGGACATCAGGGCGGCGGGGCAGATCCGCAAGGAGCTCGACCATCCGCTGGTCGGGCTGCTGTGCGTGGAGTCCACGGCGATGAAGGTGCCGGCCCGGCCCGACCTCACGATCGTGCTGCACACGCCGCTGCCCGAGGCGAACACCGCGGCGAAGCTGGAGTGGCTGGCCTCGCCGGAGGGGCGGCGGGGATCGATGTACCCCGTCGCCGGGTGAGCGTTCCGCCTCTTCGTATGCTCAGGGCATGACCGATAGCAACGCGCTCGACCCCGAGGACCGCAAGATCGTCACCCTGGCCCGTTCCGCGCGGGCCCGCAACGCAGTGCCCGAGGGCGCGGCCGTGCGGGACGAGACGGGGCGTACGTACGTCGCCGGGACCGTCGCCCTCGACTCGCTGAAGCTGAGTGCGCTGCAGACGGCGGTGGCGATGGCGGTGGCGTCCGGGGCGAAGTCGCTGGAGGCCGCGGCCGTGGTCACGGAGGCCGAGTTCGCGTCGGCGGAGGACCGGGCGGCCGTACGGGATCTGGGTGGGCCTCAGACTCCGGTGCTGGTGGCCGGGCCCGACGGGACGGTCCGGGTCACGGTGACCGCGGGCTGACCTCAGCCGCGGCCGGAAAACGCCCTTGCCGTCCGCGGTCTCTCGCGCATCAATGGAACCGGTAGTTCCGACGGACCGTCAGATTTTCGAAGGCGCACGCAGCGCGCCCGCACCCCGCTCGCGTGGCCGGTCCGTCGGCCTGCTTCTCCCGTCCATCCCCACATGGCTTTCCCACAAGGGAAGGGAGCCGGATTCCCCATGAGAGGCAAGCGAACAGGAACAGGTGCGGCACTGGCGGTCGGGGCCCTCGCGGCCGCCGGGCTCGCCTTCGCGCCCACAGCCGTCGCCGTCACCCCACAGACGGCGACGATCACGGCCGACTGCGGCAGCTTCGGCGGCGGCGAGGCCACACTCACCGCCACCCAGGACGGCACCGCCGCCACCATCACGGTCACGTCGTCCGCGATCACCGCGCCGATCGCCCTGGCGCAGGACTCGATCACCTCCACGCTCACCCTGGTGAAGGCGAGCGGCGGCACCACCGCCTTCACCGGCACGAAGAACCCGGCCATGGCGGCCGGCGACAGCGTCACGGTCGGACCGCTCGACGGGACCGTGGCCTCCGGGGACAGCCTGGAGGCGTACGGCGGCTCGTTGCAGATGACGGTCCTCGGCTTCACCATCACGTGCACGGCCACCGGGGCGCAGTCGCCGGGGCCGTTCGTCTTCGACTGAGCACACGGAACGCGAGGACCGGTGTCGTCCCTGGCAGGGGGCGGCACCGGTCGGCGTAGAGCGTCAAGGACCGGTCGTGCTCAGAGCGCGTCCGGGCCGCGCTCACCCGTCCGTACCCGGACGACCGTCTCGACCGGCAGCGCCCACACCTTCCCGTCGCCGATCTTGCCCGTCCGGGCGGCCTTGACGATCGCCTCGATGACGGGGTCCGAGTCGGCGTCGTC
Above is a genomic segment from Streptomyces sp. R21 containing:
- a CDS encoding hemolysin family protein is translated as MSAQIVVGAIALVVVAWLAACAEAGLARVSSFRAEEAVRSGRRGSAKLAQVAADPTRYLNVALLVRVACEMAAAALVTYECLQEFDETWQALAVAIGVMVLVSYVAVGVSPRTIGRQHPLNTATAAAYVLLPLARVMGPIPPLLILIGNALTPGKGFRRGPFASEAELRALVDLAEAESLIEDDERRMVHSVFELGDTLVREVMVPRTDLVVIERYKTIRQALTLALRSGFSRIPVTGENEDDVVGIVYLKDLARKTHISRDAESELVSTAMRPAAFVPDTKNAGDLLREMQQERNHVAVVIDEYGGTAGIVTIEDILEEIVGEITDEYDRELPPVADLGEDRYRVTARLDIGDLGELYGFEEYDDEDVETVGGLLAKALGRVPIADASAVVELPDGRELRLTAESSAGRRNKIVTVLVEPQGPADAPEEEKPE
- a CDS encoding MmcQ/YjbR family DNA-binding protein, whose amino-acid sequence is MTPQQLRTFCLSFNATVEDFPFNPDTSVFKVLGKLFALTHLDGKPLTVNLKCDPDDAVRLREEYPGLIIPGWHMNKRHWNTVTVDGELPDRLVRELIEDSYDLVVAGLPKAERLRLDRP
- a CDS encoding MFS transporter; this encodes MAIDTTPSPVRPPQVTLGTRLSTRDKLVLFVLCAAQFMVALDFSVLNVALPVLGQDLGMSQSGLQWAVTAFALPSGGFLLLFGRIGDLYGRRRLFLTGLALFGTASLLATFAWDPASFLAGRALQGLAAAAIVPAGMSLLTTTFPEGPARDRALGVSGTLLSLGFTVGMVAGGVLTDVLSWRSTMGLLSVFALIVLPLAPGLLPESRTPDRPRLDFPGAVTVTGGLLSLIYALSTAADRGFGGADVIVTLVAGVLLLAAFVYVESRSRAPLVSLPMLRRRTVAWGNLGGLVTFSMMSTVVFVLTLYLQETLGLSAFETGLVFGVQGVMSAVAGVYAAKVIGRFGARRTLVGSLTGQGLFVAALLGLNAHPWSVWLAVVAVSLASMCHLGAIISYGLTVTSGVPNDEQGLATGLVTSTQQVGLTIGIPLLGVLATTSSDLLSGVHTVLALDAGIVLVAAVLVAVGLGRRKASGAVEAEALGLR
- a CDS encoding helix-turn-helix transcriptional regulator; translation: MSRRARVTPTEAGLPDGGARRRTPGLRREEVAVLAGVGASWYQWLEQGRDISVSPQVLDAVARVLKLSNAERRHLYLLAGLNPPAPEVAPEDRDMCEGLRRLIDTWMPYPAHIMDPYYNCVLYNDAAGMVLGMRPENTQNCLVDFFTDPLYRGRSHSWEQNACAVVAQFRASCAAAPDDEGLRELLAQLKEVSAEFVELWERRDIRAAGQIRKELDHPLVGLLCVESTAMKVPARPDLTIVLHTPLPEANTAAKLEWLASPEGRRGSMYPVAG
- a CDS encoding cytidine deaminase: MTDSNALDPEDRKIVTLARSARARNAVPEGAAVRDETGRTYVAGTVALDSLKLSALQTAVAMAVASGAKSLEAAAVVTEAEFASAEDRAAVRDLGGPQTPVLVAGPDGTVRVTVTAG